A region from the Brassica napus cultivar Da-Ae chromosome C8, Da-Ae, whole genome shotgun sequence genome encodes:
- the LOC106414673 gene encoding uncharacterized protein LOC106414673, with translation MASKKPVNRPSVRHPSHNHPLRVFKAQNEDEIICSGCELDLTGQAFKCTKDCDYFLHKSCFDLPREINHKSHPDHPITLFYSPSYDHQSYECDACGEYGSGFTYNCSVCKYDVHVGCAFIPETVDREDHKHPLTLLYKIPCEDGKMYVCDVCEEEVSENLWTYYCKECDYGTHVHSCALDEDYEKEEEENRESSSAASRMKSLMKAQDEIAAMKLESRMKKAANNAIIYSIR, from the coding sequence ATGGCTTCCAAAAAACCTGTTAACCGCCCATCAGTTAGGCACCCGAGTCACAACCATCCATTGCGCGTCTTTAAGGCCCAAAATGAAGATGAGATTATCTGTTCAGGATGCGAGCTCGACCTAACCGGACAAGCTTTCAAGTGTACGAAGGACTGTGATTACTTCTTGCACAAGTCATGTTTTGACCTACCTCGTGAAATCAATCACAAGTCTCATCCTGACCATCCCATAACCCTGTTTTATTCCCCATCTTATGATCATCAGTCTTACGAGTGTGACGCTTGCGGTGAGTACGGATCAGGATTCACTTACAATTGTTCTGTGTGTAAATACGACGTTCATGTCGGATGTGCTTTCATCCCTGAGACCGTGGATCGTGAAGACCACAAACACCCACTCACTCTACTTTACAAGATTCCATGCGAAGATGGCAAGATGTACGTATGTGATGTTTGTGAAGAAGAGGTATCGGAGAATCTTTGGACTTATTACTGCAAAGAATGTGATTACGGTACGCATGTGCATTCTTGCGCCCTTGATGAAGATTATGagaaggaagaggaggagaatcGAGAATCCAGCTCCGCGGCTTCAAGGATGAAGTCGTTGATGAAGGCTCAAGACGAGATTGCGGCGATGAAGCTCGAGTCACGTATGAAGAAAGCCGCTAATAATGCTATTATTTATTCCataagatga